In Lolium rigidum isolate FL_2022 chromosome 7, APGP_CSIRO_Lrig_0.1, whole genome shotgun sequence, the DNA window CCAGTTGTGATGATATTTGGTGCTGCAAACTTTGTTGCATATCCAGTTTTGTCGAGGGATAAAATAGTGAGGTCTTGCGAGCCTATTCGTGGGAGCACTGTATTTCTATTTGGTCGTAAGGATGCTCAGATCGCTGGATGCTATTGGGGCAACTTTTACCCACATTCTTACCCGCTTGAGGGAGCATGCCAACTACAAGTATTAAACTAAAACTAGACTGCAAAAAGTAATGGTGGAGGCTCAGAGACAACGTCCTAAGGAGACAAAGTCCATGATCACTTAGGTCCACATATATCTCCTTGATCCACGAAACACAATCCATGCTGAATTGCCAGGGGCAAATCTTCACACAAAGTGAGTGATATCGTGGCCTTCCTAGGACGAAGACAACCCACACGACTAGAGAGGCACATAATCAACTTATGGACACTTCCGAAGATAGGCTTTGCACATAGGGAGACTTGGGATGGCTCGTAGTCAAGTCGGTCCAGGAGGAGTCCACGACTAAGATGTTGAAGGAACATACCGTAGAAGACAAGTGACACAAGTTGACTTGTATAGGGACTCCCAAGCCCGTACCATGTGCCATCCCCTTTATAAGGTGGCACATGACGACCGCTAGAGGGACAAGCAAGAAACCATAGAGCTAGAGGGTTACGAGAAACCCTAGATCAAACTCGCCTTAGAGATAAAACTAGCCCAAGTCACGAGACACATTGTAACATCTGTGCAATCAATAATAGCATAAGCAGGAAGTAGGTCTTTACCTCCCGAGCGAGGGGCCGAACATGGGTACTTTCTAAGATAAGCAGGAAGTAGGTATATATGACTTTGGCAACATCCCCAGCAAGCTCATCGAGaccgcccctcttaatagtgcggtgtTTCCTATTGACTTAAATATAAGCAATAGAGAAAAGGGCCAAAACACCGCCGCTTCTTGTGAGCGCCAAATGGGGGTCTCTCACCACCTTGCAACCTCACGTGCAAACTAAAACCTGTGTATACACTTATAGAAACCATTAATCCGTACAATAGCTCCAGTGTCATTGTTAgccaaaataatggttaagggtaaaatacccttacacctaGGAGGGGGCCGCGCTGCCAACCCCTGTATTTCCCAGTCCGTTGACGTCCTGCTGGcccactttagctcattttgttGCTCTCAAATACTCCTAAGCGTGCTCTCCGACCTTGCCCCTTTTCGAGTCCTGTAGCTCCTGAAAAGTCCAAAATACTAACATAATTTTTTTCTGCCAAACAGAGTTAGAACCATaggagaggggattgtttagaaaatctccGAAATCATTAAGATCACTGATAATAACTATTAATatgatgcaaatatgtgggaatatataTCAATatagtacaaagttcatgtatgcattttacatgcatcaattgcagataaataaaatgaCCCAAGAAAAACAACTAGGTTAACAAGCACATATGATGCAATACAAGATAATTGAAAGTAAAGGAaaataatataaataattaaAAGTAGAGGAAGACAATGACATAGTGATTTGTTCCAAAGTTCAAGTCCTTGGGGGACTCTAATCTATGATGGAGAGGCCGTGGCAAAATAAGCCCACATGACCCCTGATGGGATCTATCGTTATTCTCCCTTGAGCTAGCTCTCCACACTTAGCGAGACCAATTACACTATCGATGATTTTGAGGGGGAAGTTCACACCTTGTACAAGTGCCTTGATGATAATCTACAAACAAGATGCTCACAAGGCAACTCCAACCATCTAGGGTTCTTTACAACACCAAAAGCAACAAGACCAAACTTATTTAAGGTGGGGATTGAACTTTAGTTTGGATGGAAATGTGGGTTCCTCTCTCTATTCCCTTAAAGATGTGTAAGAAGATTGGGTGGATTAATCGAATGTGTAGCACAAGTCAATGGTGGACAGATATGAAAACGCTAACCTTTCCAAGGTCGAACAAGGAAACATATAGGTGGCGCCGAAAATAGTTGCTATGTTCTAGTCCCTGACAGGCTAGATATTTTGACATGGCCAGGCTGGTTCGACTAGACCACATTTTCAGGATCTCGTTATGTGCCATGTCCAGGTAGGCATTCGAGAACAAAAGGGGCTTGCATCCAATCAGGCCAGACTGGGTCAGACCCAGCTCCGGGATATAAAAGGCTCGTCCGAGCCTAGGCCTAGGCTAGTTTGATTGGGCAACGCAGGCATAAAGTGTTGGAATAACGAAGCTCAGATAGATCAAACCCATGTACAAATATTATGTGATTGGCAGAAGAAATGTGATGTTTTCAAGAATGTTTTGAACCTGACCTTTTGGGGAGACATTTTGGTGGAAATAGTTATGGCTTTTCAACACTGTCTTTCATAAGTTTCACCCGCCCTTAGTAGTACAATTGTCACACGACTCAAAAAGTGTAAAATAGATATCAAAAAATAAGACACCCTCTTATCGATTCTTCCTTTTTTGACCATTCACCTCACTTTAATCCACGATCAGAGTTAATTCTTGAGTATAAAACTTGAAATTTGTAAACATATTATTTTCCTAGTTCAATCTTCATTAATTACCACCAAAATCCATATAGGGTATGATTTGTCCCTTCAATTGGCATAAAGAAAGATGTTGTAATTTGGTTTTCTTGCCGGTttctcaatctcactggtttggaAGTGTCGTGCCAAAGTGTACGATGGTTCCAAGAAAGAAGAGCACTTGAATAAGATTTTACAATGTATTTTTAAGAGAAAATATTTTAGGCTAGCCCACGGCCCTTTGCTTATCCACAACCAATACTCGTAGCCAACCATTTATGGTGTGTAACGACAAAAAATGCATCTCACGGTGTCCGCGTCACCGACCCACACCATTTGGAAGGCGGAGAGCTCGTCGGAAGGACCCATGTTTTCCTGTTGTCGTTACATGCATGTGTTCTACGATGCATATGCTTGTAATTAAAGGGCGCGCGCGCGCAACTTCAGATGTAACCGATGTACGTCGATGCCGTATGCATGGACGGATGTTTTGGACCCATTCGGTGCACGCGAGACGTATACGTGCATGGCACATGCAGGTGCAACCGAGCATCGAATCCACCCGAGACGTATATTTGCATGGCACATGCACGCGCAACCCGCCACTCCTAGAACCCGGTGGCAACGTACGCAAAACAACACCCACACCCGGCCAATGACTatccgaacaccattgttgacgatCCTCCGATGAAGAGTCGGGGCGCTTACGGCGAAGACATGCGGAGAACGGCACGAGGGTTTGGCGGGGTAATTTCCCTATGATAACATGCGTGCCAAAGAGGGAGAAATGTCAGAAACAAACGTATACTCAAAGAGTAGTGCGAACTAATCAAAGCAACGGATAGCAATTTCTCGATCCCAAATGAAGTATGCTGCAGTGCCAGCGCTCCTGCCATCGTCTATTTGAGGgtatcggtggagatgctctgatgaaCAAAGTACGAATACTCTGTTTGAACCAACGGGTGGTCAACATCGCAGCCACCACCGTCCATATTCCATTTCCGGAAGACATCATCTCCATCTCCAACCCGCTGGCCACCACCACTGACAAGCCGCCCCCGCAGCATCTCACGTGACGCTAAAAAAGCAGGCGCCTTTTTGACCACCGCTATCCGTCCGTCCGTCCGTTCCGAGGAGACGAGCGACGACCACGACCGGACGGCGCTCCCCACCTCTGACCTGCGCCGCCCTATATAAACCCCATTCCCCGGCCGCTCCCCAAAATTTTCCAGTCCCGCGCCTCCGTCCGCCCGCTTAAACCCGAGCCCAGAAGCccagaaccctaaccctaacaccgccggcggcgccgccacccatTTCCCGTTCGAACGAGGGGCAGGGTCTCGAGCCCCGTTTGGGTCTCGTGCGGGGATGGCTCCGTTCGGGGACGGCGTGATGGCGGCGGGTCCGTTCGGCGACGTGGACGGCGGCGGGGACGAGGGGGAGGCGGACGCCAGCTGGGGCTGGGACCCGCTGCGCAGCGGCAGCGCGCCGCCCACCATGGACGGCGCCGTCGCCGCGCGGATGGCGGCGGACGGGCTGCTGcctcttgccgccgccgccggcggccgcggcggcgggggaTCCTTCTTCTCCGGGGCGGCGGCCGGGTTCGGCCCCAGGCTCAACGACGTCGGCAGGCACCGCGGGGTCGTATGCGAGGTGAGAATCCGGGGTTCATCACTGCCTTTTGCTTACTAGCTTCTATGGATGTTCAGTGCTTGGATAATGCGGAGTCCGTGTCCGTAAGCGGCGTCGCGCGTGGCTTATACTGTATTAGATTTTCCGTTGAATATGCGTTATCGATCTGCGCCCGGCTGGTTCCTGCTCGCGCGAGGGTTCCTGTAATTTTTGTTTTCTTATCCCTGGGAACAAAAACGGTGGTAGATTAAAGGTACCAGTCTAACTCAACAGGTGCAGCTAGACAGGTGATGTTTTCTGCTCCGGTTGTTTCCGAACCAACATATCATGCACCAGTTTCCGCTTGGACGGGGATTGGATTGGATGGTTCAGGTCTGCATCTGTGATAAAGTTTACAGCTGCCTGGCCTCTAACAGCGTCGTTCCTGGTGTAGATTGGGTGTATCTGTCTGCTCTACGAGTTGCATATGCAGTGGGTGGGTTTTCCACTGCATTTGCTTTCGATCTGTTATGCCTGGTTGGGTCCTGCTTGCATCAGGGTTCCTACCAATTCTGTCCTCCTTGAAAAACGGGTAGTAGCAGCCTGATTTGGCAGGTTTGACAGGCGAGGGTTACTGCTTGGGTTGTTTCTGAACCCGCACACTGTGCCCAAGTCCGTGCCTACACAGGGATAGGATTGAATGGTTCAGGTCTGTTGGCAAAAGTGTGCACCTTTTCATGCCTCCCATGCCTGTTCCTTCAGTTATTCACTTGGCAACCAATGGAGTTGTTCTTTTTTTGTGCCTATTTATCATGTTCAGTTGGAATGGTTTGCTTTGATATGCTCATTAGGTCAATGTGCCTCATATATTAGCACACACCCTGTTCCTTccatatatttttaattttttcctttttatatttttctcgacGTTGTTGGCCGGTTCGATTGTATAGCAAACCCATCAAGCTTGGCAGGAAATCGAACTGACATTGTTCTGATATTCCCTCTAGTATTGTGCCCAATGACTCCCGTTCCttacactctcttctctctctggaCAAGATAGATTGAGAGGAAGGTATGTACTCATGTTTAATCGAGGCTAATAGATATGGACTTTGGGTGACAAAGGTGGTGGCTGGTTTTGTTGAACGAGATAGAAATAGGCTAGGGTCTACTCAGGTGCATCTGTGCCATGTTCTCTGGAATAAAGGTGCAACTTGACTTGTTATGTTTTCACTTTGTATTGATGTATGTTATGGGGTTCCCTTGTGGCTGGCCACCGAGCAGCTAGGCGGGTGAGTAATTGTGCTCCCAGCAGGGAGGGCGGTGTGCAATTGCGCTTTGTGAAATAATAAAGTTTCCTTAATTGTTGTTGTCGCTACTctgtcttttttgttttttctacttCCGTCACTCATGCTAGCCCATGCATTTAAACAATTTATTGCAGTGGATTTGTCGTACTCTGGAACATGTTGCAAGCGTATAATGCTTGTGGCTTCACGACTTGTATACTTTTTTAGTGTAACTTGTGGTATTTGTTTTGCCATTCAGTTACTTAGCTGGTTACATACAAATGTTATTGGAACTTTGGCCTCTATCCTGAATTCCTGATATAGTAAAACATCTCATACAAGATTACTAATTTCAGATGCACTCCTACTGTTTATGCTTCCATAATGATACACGACTTACTCTAACTCTTTGCATTCTTTGTTTCAGGACCATTTTGGCAACTCTGCTTCACTCTCAAAAAGTTTGGCAGGCATCCAGCTTAATGGCACTGCAGACTTTGATGGGAGATTTGGACCGAGGAGAGTTGATCGTGTTGGTGCAATGACAGACTACTCCATATATGATATGGGTTCAACATGGACAGAACAGGATGCTGAATTTCATAGGCACCCAAATCACTTCGTGTCAAACATGGGAAAGATGAATTCTTTCGGTAGAAGGGACCTTGATTCTGCATATCTTTCTGATTCTGATCTCTCTGATACATTCTCTGGGCTGAGGCTATCTAATAGGACACCATTTGATGAAAGGAGTCATGAGAAAGAGCTCTTTGATGAAATGCTCTTACATCGTAGAGATTTCAACTCTAATATGGATGATCACCGTTCTCCTTCAGCTGGTAGTATTTTCAGCACACCTAGGTCTGATCACTTTGATCTCCGCTCGCCGCGTGGAAATGTTTTACGCAGGCAGAACAGTTCAATTGATGCCCCCAATGATAGGATGAATCACCACCACATTAACAATGTAGGTCACCTATCCTTTGCTGAAAAGCTAACTTTGATGCAGTTGGGAAATTTGCATGGAGAATCTAATTATCACCGCAATGGAGCTCCAGCAAATATGATAAACCCTTTGAGCAATAGAAACAACACCATTAGAGACATGGATTTGGCTAGGAATCGTAGGGCATATCTTGAGGACCATTTTGTACGGCAGCAGAATGATGATGATTATCTACCAAAATCTGGTCCCTCATATCATAGCAACAGGCTCTATCACGATGAGCCTCGTGTGCCTTATTCAAGAGTGCAAAGATCAGGGTCCCACATTCATCCTAATTTGGGGAGCATCTCATGCCATGGTGACCAGCAATCACGGCTATTCTCAACTAATAGAAGGTCAGGTGGTAGAAATATGGGCCTACATAACAATCAAGATAATGCAGTAGCACAGTATGTTGAATCTTTGGATAGAAATGTTGATGATTCCTTGGAGCTACTTGATGCAGTTGGTCATGTTATGAACGTCAGGTATATTATTTGTTCATTCTGTAGTTGACTTAAATAGAAGATGTTTCTGTAATGTCATTTCATTGTCATTTCATTGTCATTTCATTCTCATCTTAATGCAGTGTGGATCAGCATGGAAGTCGATTTATTCAACAGAAACTAGAAGAAGCATCAGCTGAGGATAGGGAAAAGATCTTTCCAGAGATACTAGACAATGCTATTGCTCTAACAACAGATGTGTTTGGTAATTATGTGATTCAGAAGGTATGTCAATCTGTCATAGTAATTAATCTTTTTCTGAAAATACTGACAGTTGTTTTGAGAAATCAGAAATACTGATATTTTTAATCTACTCTCCACAGTTTTTTGAGTTTGCTACAGAGAGCCAGTTGACCCAGTTAGCAGATAAACTCAACGGTCATATTTTGAATCTTAGCTTTCAGATGTATGGTTGCAGAGTTGTTCAAAAGGTCAGTTTAGTGTTATTGCTTTGTTTCTGTTGTAGTGTACCGCTTTACAGTTATCACCTAACAACGCAATCCATTCAAAACTTGTTCTTTCAAAATTTCTGTGAATATGGTATCTGTGTTGAAGCCTCCTTTGTTTGTAACATCTGATCTTATTTCAGTAGTATGATATGGTGCACTGGTATAATTTTGCATAAATTCTGCAACTTAACCCTTTTTACATCCGAAAAACAACTCCatttttttttttcagttttttgTGAAGGTACTGCATATTTGTATGCTGCTAAAAATGTAACACTTATCTTCCCattttatttattgccatgatctTGTTAAGCATACCACAACTATTTATACATGAGATGTTCCTCTTGCACTAGAAGTGCAGCCATAAACAGTTAGATCTGCAAAAAGCCAGTCTTCAGTTTACTTGACTTCGAGCCTGCTAGGTTTGAGGAATGCTCCCATTCCAGGATGTATTGGTTGATCACGAGGCCATCCAATTGTTCTTATATGATGACCTCACTTAATTCCTTGTTCTCCATTGGCACATTTGTGATGACCAACTCACTGTTTTGCCATACTACAAGAAGTTTTGGTTCAGAGATAGTATTGCATGCCGATTTTTTCTCCATTAGGAAACATACTGATTGGTGTTCTTAGCCTTTTTCATTGACTACTTGAACTATATGGACTTAAATGGTTAGCATGCTCCTTTTCTACCCATTGTGGAGCTTGTCAACGAATTTGCATAAAATCTTATAGAAACCAGCGGTGTCAGGTTGCAAGCTTTCTCATGCTCATGTCCAACATAGTTGCAAGTCTTTTACTTTCTTGTATGTAAATCTGAACTTTATGTTACGATCTTAAAGTTTGTATTCTTGAACATTTATCAATTTGTTGTTCACATCTCTCATCTAAGAGTAAATAACTAAATATTGCTGCATTGAATCACAGTTATCCTCTAAGTTTCGGTAGTTTTATGCTGCGATGGATTTCGTTGGAACATGTTACATTTGCAGTTGAGTTTGATGTATCTCTGTCACGCTTTAAAATGTAAATTCTAATATTGAGTATTGGCAGGTTATTGAGGTAGTTGATATGGACAGGAAGATTGATATTGTTCATGAGCTCAAGAATTCTGTTCTCAAATGTATTAATGATCAGAATGGCAACCATGTAATCCAGAAGTGCATTGAGTGTGTTCCTGAAGACCGTATCCTATTTGTTATAGAGCCTATACTAGCGCAAATTTGTATGCTTTGTACTCACCAATATGGCTGCAGAGTTATTCAGGTATCAAATTTCACCTTTTTCTCTAACTTTTTTGGTGCCAGATTGATCCCTTCTTTAACTAAGACTGTAATGTCGTTTTTCAGAGAGTTTTGGAGCATTGCCATGATCCAGCGACACAAAGTGCTGTGATGAACGAAATTGTGCAGCATGCTTTAGGGTTGACAGAAGATAAATATGGGAACTATGTTGTTCAAGTATGTTAATGTGCTCTTCTGCAatcagtttcttttttttttgttcaccTGTATAAtattgatactccctccgtcccaaaatataaggcacaGTTTTTTCGCACGGTCTTTGATGCACAACTTTGACCACTAATAATTATATGGATTCAGAACGTATAAATGATATTGTTGCATTCATCTTGCATATCTCTTCCATTTCATATATAATTATACAAATTTTGTGGACATATTATAAATACAAATTATAGTCAAAGTTGTAAGTTGATGACCAGCGGAATTTAaggacgccttatattttgggacggagggggtATGTCATAGCGTAGCGGTGTAGCCCAATAATTTACATCCTAACTAGAATAGTCAAGTTGCATCTACCATGTGCATTGACTATGCACTCCCTGAACTGGTTGGCAATCTCATGATAGATAATTTGATGTTGACCTTAATTTGTGCTATAAATTTGCTTAATCCAATTAGGTATTGTTCTGTAATTATGTGCCTGGAATGTCCTTACTCAATTAAAAGTACATGCTGTTTTAGGAAGGCTTTGATAATGATTAGACCTGCATGTGAGCAAGACTTAATTTGTGATACACTTCCTGAACTAGTTGGCAAGTTGTAGGTCACATGATGGACGATTTGGTGTTGACCTTAATTTGTGCTGTAAAATTTATTTAACCTGCTAAGGGACTGTTCTGTGATATCTGCATATTATGTCCTTATTCAATCAAAAGATCAGGCTGTTTTAGGAAGGCTGACAATGAACATACGTGTTTTAGGAAGGCCGTGCATTCTAAAATAAAGTTTTGTATGTTATTCAATCAAAAGATCATGGTTTCCAAGATAGAATTTTAATCAGTAATAGTCTATTTTCCAAATCTAACAACGTATGGTACAAATTGGATGTCTTTTAGGGCATGCGACATCCTTCAAATTGGAGTCATTATAAACTATAGCAGTATATTTCCTGATAAATCCAGTAATATCAACCTTGATTCTTCTTCGTCAAATTTGAGGATGCTTAGAGCTTGATTCatcaatttttttagtaacagagtAGTACACATTTATTGGGTTGTTAACTGTCATTCCTATTTTCTAACAGTAGAGCTCCAATGCAAGTTATGTTACAATCCATAATCCTGATTTAATTGTTAGGGAGGTTGTTATATCTATGTTGATTTATTGTTATTTCGATACTGAAACTTGTGAAGCTCCTCTGGCCTTTTGATATGTTCGCTTTTATCCAATCCATTTTATTGCTGCTTCTGTACCAGTACTGAGTCAGGTAGATTTTGATAAATCTTTAAACATTCTTCAGCATGTCTTGCAACATGGGAAGCCAGAGGAGCGATCATCCATTATTCAGAAGCTCTCTGGGCAAGTGGTGATCTTGAGCCAGCAGAAATATGCATCTAATGTTGTTGAAAAATGTTTGGCCTT includes these proteins:
- the LOC124673377 gene encoding pumilio homolog 1-like, whose product is MAPFGDGVMAAGPFGDVDGGGDEGEADASWGWDPLRSGSAPPTMDGAVAARMAADGLLPLAAAAGGRGGGGSFFSGAAAGFGPRLNDVGRHRGVVCEDHFGNSASLSKSLAGIQLNGTADFDGRFGPRRVDRVGAMTDYSIYDMGSTWTEQDAEFHRHPNHFVSNMGKMNSFGRRDLDSAYLSDSDLSDTFSGLRLSNRTPFDERSHEKELFDEMLLHRRDFNSNMDDHRSPSAGSIFSTPRSDHFDLRSPRGNVLRRQNSSIDAPNDRMNHHHINNVGHLSFAEKLTLMQLGNLHGESNYHRNGAPANMINPLSNRNNTIRDMDLARNRRAYLEDHFVRQQNDDDYLPKSGPSYHSNRLYHDEPRVPYSRVQRSGSHIHPNLGSISCHGDQQSRLFSTNRRSGGRNMGLHNNQDNAVAQYVESLDRNVDDSLELLDAVGHVMNVSVDQHGSRFIQQKLEEASAEDREKIFPEILDNAIALTTDVFGNYVIQKFFEFATESQLTQLADKLNGHILNLSFQMYGCRVVQKVIEVVDMDRKIDIVHELKNSVLKCINDQNGNHVIQKCIECVPEDRILFVIEPILAQICMLCTHQYGCRVIQRVLEHCHDPATQSAVMNEIVQHALGLTEDKYGNYVVQHVLQHGKPEERSSIIQKLSGQVVILSQQKYASNVVEKCLAFGTADERDGLIREIVSCGQTFQALMKDQFGNYVVQKVLQTCDDKYLEMILSSIKLHLDELKNYTYGKHIVARVEKLIITGENRVRMVSKTCQCQQPSKCSDVDAKSS